The Allocatelliglobosispora scoriae genome contains a region encoding:
- a CDS encoding extracellular catalytic domain type 1 short-chain-length polyhydroxyalkanoate depolymerase produces the protein MKTPTVLKTVLWGVIPLLVAAFTLLLAPTAATAASLTEVTSFGANPSQLKMYVYLPANRPARPAVVVAVHYCHGDAVAFYNGSDFARLADQYGFIVIYPSVTQASDGCFDVASAATLQHNGGSDSLGIASMVRYALTTYDADPARVFATGVSSGAMMTNVLLGAYPDLFKAGSAFAGVPFACFAGPNSWNGECASGLISKTPQQWGDLVRAAYPGFTGTRPRMQLWHGTADTVLHYNNFGEEIKQWTNVFGLSQTPTSTDTPQSGWTRTRYASGSTVALEAVSMQGVSHNLPVQAAAAIAFFGLNTATSPSPSPSASASRSPSPSASPSPAGTRACTATFTPASVWAGGFVGAVKVTAGSTAISAWRVTLTLPSGDTVSNSWNGQFSAVSGAIAVTNLPYNGALGAGATTEFGFQSSGTPTGTTATCTAT, from the coding sequence ATGAAGACGCCCACCGTCCTCAAAACCGTCCTGTGGGGAGTGATCCCGCTGCTCGTCGCGGCCTTCACCCTCCTGCTCGCACCGACCGCCGCCACGGCCGCCTCGCTCACCGAGGTGACCTCGTTCGGCGCCAACCCCAGCCAGCTCAAGATGTACGTCTACCTCCCCGCCAACCGCCCCGCCCGCCCGGCGGTGGTGGTCGCGGTGCACTACTGCCACGGCGACGCGGTCGCGTTCTACAACGGCAGCGACTTCGCCCGCCTCGCCGACCAGTACGGCTTCATCGTCATCTACCCCTCGGTGACCCAGGCGAGCGACGGCTGCTTCGACGTCGCCTCCGCGGCGACCCTGCAGCACAACGGCGGCAGCGACTCCCTCGGCATCGCCTCGATGGTCCGCTACGCGCTGACCACCTACGACGCCGATCCGGCCCGGGTCTTCGCCACCGGTGTCTCCTCCGGCGCGATGATGACCAACGTCCTGCTCGGCGCCTATCCGGACCTGTTCAAGGCCGGGAGCGCGTTCGCCGGCGTACCCTTCGCGTGCTTCGCCGGACCCAACTCCTGGAACGGCGAGTGTGCCAGCGGCCTCATCTCCAAGACGCCGCAGCAGTGGGGCGACCTGGTCCGGGCCGCCTACCCCGGCTTCACCGGCACGCGGCCGAGGATGCAGCTCTGGCACGGCACCGCCGACACGGTCCTGCACTACAACAACTTCGGCGAAGAGATCAAGCAGTGGACCAACGTCTTCGGCCTGAGCCAGACGCCGACCTCGACGGACACGCCGCAGTCGGGCTGGACCCGCACCCGCTACGCCAGCGGCTCCACCGTCGCGCTGGAGGCCGTCAGCATGCAGGGCGTCAGCCACAACCTGCCGGTCCAGGCCGCGGCGGCGATCGCCTTCTTCGGCCTCAACACCGCGACCAGCCCGTCCCCGTCACCCTCCGCCAGCGCGTCCCGCAGCCCGTCGCCCTCCGCTTCCCCCTCCCCCGCCGGTACGCGCGCCTGCACCGCCACCTTCACCCCGGCGAGTGTCTGGGCGGGCGGTTTCGTCGGAGCGGTCAAGGTGACCGCGGGTTCGACGGCGATCTCGGCGTGGCGGGTGACCCTGACGCTGCCCAGCGGCGACACGGTCAGCAACTCCTGGAACGGCCAGTTCAGCGCGGTGTCCGGCGCGATCGCGGTGACGAACCTGCCCTACAACGGCGCGCTGGGCGCGGGCGCCACGACCGAGTTCGGCTTCCAGTCCAGCGGCACCCCCACCGGCACCACGGCAACCTGCACCGCCACCTGA
- a CDS encoding sensor histidine kinase, with protein MTAATIDSFVHPALFYGDTADYLAGTLPFIQGGLDADEPVMIAVPGANLDHIRSALGGDADRVQLHDMSVAGRNPGRIIPGVLLAFAAKHTGRAVRIVGEPIYAERTPAEYPACAQHEALINLAFAGRRASILCPYDTSSLDESWLADAYRTHPVVRSAAAEWPSPAYGDPAACAADFNHALPDPPADARQIGVDSTALSGMRRAVTEQAGDAGLPVERINDLIIAVSELAANTIEHGGAAGTLTLWTDGKILCCQLTDTGHITDPLAGRIPVPVTQATGGRGLVMVNQLVDLVRIHTRPGATTVRLHMYV; from the coding sequence ATGACCGCCGCCACGATCGATTCGTTCGTCCACCCCGCGCTGTTCTACGGCGACACCGCCGATTACCTCGCGGGCACCCTCCCCTTCATCCAGGGGGGCCTCGACGCGGACGAGCCGGTCATGATCGCGGTGCCGGGCGCCAACCTCGACCACATCCGCAGCGCTCTCGGCGGCGACGCGGACCGGGTCCAGCTCCACGACATGAGCGTCGCCGGACGCAATCCGGGCCGGATCATCCCGGGCGTGCTGCTCGCCTTCGCCGCCAAGCACACGGGGCGTGCCGTGCGGATCGTCGGCGAGCCCATCTACGCCGAGCGCACGCCGGCGGAGTACCCGGCCTGCGCCCAGCACGAGGCGCTGATCAACCTGGCCTTCGCCGGTCGGCGGGCGTCGATCCTCTGCCCTTACGACACGAGCAGCCTCGATGAGAGCTGGCTCGCCGACGCCTACCGTACGCATCCGGTCGTGCGCAGCGCCGCCGCCGAGTGGCCGAGCCCGGCCTACGGCGATCCCGCCGCCTGCGCGGCCGACTTCAACCACGCGCTGCCCGACCCGCCCGCGGACGCACGGCAGATCGGCGTCGACAGCACCGCCCTGTCCGGGATGCGCCGCGCCGTCACCGAGCAGGCGGGCGACGCCGGGCTGCCGGTCGAGCGGATCAACGACCTGATCATCGCGGTGAGCGAGCTCGCCGCCAACACGATCGAGCACGGCGGAGCCGCCGGGACGCTGACGCTCTGGACAGACGGCAAGATTCTCTGCTGCCAGCTCACCGATACCGGACACATCACCGACCCGCTCGCGGGCCGGATCCCGGTCCCGGTGACCCAGGCGACCGGCGGGCGGGGCCTGGTCATGGTCAACCAGCTCGTCGACCTCGTGCGGATCCACACCCGGCCGGGCGCGACCACGGTCCGCCTGCACATGTACGTCTGA
- a CDS encoding condensation domain-containing protein → MTPVAAFRGTRTAEAPLTWGQQGIWKIIDVMAPNDAFLNVRAVVPVPQRAAGTVDSVAAAIGALISRHESLRTRIVVTGGEPRQVVVDAGECPLALIEATAETAADVAEQAMERLRHHPFDYAGELPIRVTLVVADGQVRFVVLILTHVAVDWYALTLLGRELRVALLRGEITGPVGIQPVDLAATEHSEAGQQRSARARDHWRRQFDRFPASVFTEAGPPATPRYRRAELTSPALLAAARIIAARHSATSSTVLLAAAGALIGARTGQEVCGMLTIVNNRFQPGHRDIMAPTNQLGVITLDRRGAATFGELVTAVWREALQCFRHAYYDQHVLDAFLADGGHAHGEKIEPYCCFNDMRAGDGELRDTATADQLRAALQETELTWPETFDEFNWQFMLSVSDAPGALSLSLSTDSRYLPPVEQQRFLLDLEDLVVRSAIDDVRLGDPGAHHNDPGAHHGAPDAHHVALDGRAS, encoded by the coding sequence ATGACCCCGGTCGCCGCCTTCCGGGGCACCCGGACCGCCGAGGCGCCGCTCACCTGGGGCCAGCAGGGCATCTGGAAGATCATCGACGTGATGGCGCCGAACGACGCCTTCCTCAACGTCCGGGCGGTCGTCCCCGTGCCGCAGCGCGCGGCCGGGACCGTCGACTCCGTCGCCGCCGCGATCGGCGCGCTCATCTCCCGGCACGAGTCGCTGCGCACCCGCATCGTGGTGACCGGCGGCGAGCCCCGGCAGGTCGTCGTCGACGCGGGTGAGTGCCCGCTGGCGCTGATCGAGGCGACCGCCGAGACCGCCGCCGACGTCGCCGAGCAGGCGATGGAGCGGCTGCGGCACCACCCGTTCGACTACGCCGGTGAGCTGCCGATCCGGGTGACCCTCGTCGTCGCCGACGGCCAGGTGCGCTTCGTGGTGCTGATCCTCACCCACGTCGCCGTCGACTGGTACGCGCTCACCCTCCTCGGCCGGGAGCTGCGTGTGGCCCTGCTGCGCGGCGAGATCACCGGCCCGGTCGGCATCCAGCCGGTCGACCTCGCCGCGACCGAGCACTCCGAGGCCGGGCAGCAGCGCAGCGCCCGAGCCCGAGATCATTGGCGGCGGCAGTTCGACCGCTTCCCGGCCAGCGTCTTCACCGAGGCGGGGCCGCCCGCGACACCGCGTTACCGCAGAGCGGAGCTGACGTCGCCGGCCCTGCTCGCCGCTGCCCGGATCATCGCCGCGCGGCACTCGGCGACCTCCTCCACGGTGCTGCTCGCCGCCGCCGGTGCGCTGATCGGCGCCCGGACCGGGCAGGAGGTCTGCGGCATGCTGACGATCGTCAACAACCGCTTCCAGCCCGGCCACCGCGACATCATGGCCCCCACCAACCAGCTCGGCGTGATCACGCTCGACCGGCGCGGTGCGGCCACCTTCGGCGAGCTCGTCACCGCCGTCTGGCGCGAGGCGCTGCAGTGCTTCCGGCACGCCTACTACGACCAGCACGTCCTCGACGCGTTCCTCGCCGACGGCGGGCACGCCCACGGGGAGAAGATCGAGCCGTACTGCTGCTTCAACGACATGCGCGCGGGCGACGGCGAGCTGCGCGACACCGCGACCGCCGATCAGCTCCGGGCGGCGCTCCAGGAGACCGAGCTGACCTGGCCGGAGACGTTCGACGAGTTCAACTGGCAGTTCATGCTCTCGGTCAGCGACGCGCCGGGTGCGCTGAGCCTGTCGCTCTCCACCGACTCCCGCTACCTGCCGCCCGTCGAGCAGCAGCGCTTCCTGCTCGACCTGGAGGACCTCGTCGTCCGCTCGGCCATCGACGACGTGCGCCTGGGCGACCCGGGCGCTCACCACAACGACCCGGGCGCTCACCACGGTGCACCGGACGCTCACCACGTCGCGCTGGACGGGCGGGCGTCATGA
- a CDS encoding condensation domain-containing protein produces the protein MTGIGLAAAEAEAPIPRRPADVTRVPLSAFQQRMWHLCTAYPGTSSPVVSLNHRLRGPLRTDALIRAIGMVVDRHESLRTVVVDTDLGPQQSFLPLGGHTVELVDLGDLPEGEREERLAELLGSRTAMLFDLHGDSLVRSSLIRLAETDHVLSIVMHHIIADGASAGILAADLAACYRACVEGASPALPDLIIGYGDFALWQRDGFDARAAEGLAYWRERLAGVTPLELPTDFPRPAELGTRAADVSVHVGADVVEGVEQLARASRCSTFTVLLAAYQALLAGRSGTDDICVGIPVAGRTRMELEPMIGLFGNTLPMRCDLSGDPTFAELLKRARSMVLGGLSRQDVPFGHVVAQLDLPSDPSRTQVFQTIMVLHTEGGSEGLDLTGLAVEPTPAGMPQIIHDLVLDLFPRPDGLETDWRYDTALFTAETIMELAADYGKVLRRIAAEPGVRISALVEAV, from the coding sequence ATGACCGGCATCGGGCTCGCCGCGGCCGAGGCGGAGGCGCCCATCCCGCGGCGCCCGGCCGACGTGACCCGGGTGCCGCTGTCGGCGTTCCAGCAGCGCATGTGGCACCTCTGCACGGCCTATCCCGGCACGTCCTCGCCGGTCGTCTCGCTCAACCACCGGCTGCGCGGCCCGCTGCGGACCGACGCGCTGATCCGGGCGATCGGCATGGTCGTCGACCGGCACGAGAGCCTGCGTACCGTCGTCGTCGACACCGATCTCGGCCCGCAGCAGAGCTTCCTGCCGCTGGGCGGGCACACCGTCGAGCTCGTCGACCTCGGCGACCTGCCCGAGGGTGAGCGGGAGGAGCGGCTCGCCGAGCTGCTCGGGTCCCGCACGGCGATGCTCTTCGACCTGCACGGCGACAGCCTGGTCCGGTCCAGCCTGATCCGGCTCGCCGAGACCGATCACGTGCTCTCGATCGTGATGCACCACATCATCGCCGACGGCGCCTCCGCGGGCATCCTCGCGGCCGACCTCGCCGCGTGCTACCGGGCCTGCGTCGAGGGCGCGAGCCCCGCCCTCCCCGACCTCATCATCGGGTACGGGGACTTCGCCCTCTGGCAGCGCGACGGCTTCGACGCGCGGGCCGCCGAGGGCCTGGCCTATTGGCGGGAGCGCCTCGCCGGGGTGACGCCGCTGGAGCTGCCGACCGACTTCCCCCGCCCGGCCGAGCTGGGCACCCGCGCCGCCGACGTCTCCGTCCACGTCGGCGCCGATGTCGTCGAGGGGGTCGAGCAGCTCGCCAGGGCGTCCCGGTGCAGCACGTTCACCGTGCTGCTCGCGGCGTACCAGGCGCTGCTCGCCGGCCGCAGCGGCACCGACGACATCTGCGTGGGCATCCCGGTCGCCGGGCGGACCCGGATGGAGCTGGAGCCGATGATCGGGCTGTTCGGCAACACACTGCCGATGCGGTGCGATCTGAGCGGCGACCCGACCTTCGCCGAGCTGCTCAAGCGGGCCCGGAGCATGGTGCTGGGCGGACTCAGCCGCCAGGATGTGCCCTTCGGGCACGTGGTGGCCCAGCTCGACCTGCCCAGCGACCCGAGCCGGACCCAGGTCTTCCAGACGATCATGGTGCTGCACACCGAGGGCGGATCGGAGGGGCTCGACCTCACCGGGCTCGCCGTCGAGCCTACTCCGGCCGGAATGCCCCAGATCATCCACGACCTTGTCCTGGACCTCTTCCCGCGGCCGGACGGGCTGGAGACCGACTGGCGCTACGACACCGCGCTCTTCACCGCCGAGACGATCATGGAACTCGCCGCCGACTACGGGAAAGTGCTCCGACGCATCGCCGCCGAACCGGGCGTCCGCATCTCCGCGCTGGTAGAAGCGGTGTGA
- a CDS encoding class I adenylate-forming enzyme family protein — MSSLDGWQRKRPAAAPVAPRTVPQLLRERARQDPHRVAIETHGVGTLTFGDWAARSARIATGLRDRGLRPGDRVGLVFGIGEWIDYAAAYCGVLAAGGVAVPCSDRWAAAELRYVLEHCGAVGLLHRPGEVAPTPGWTATVDELERAPQEEEETDGDPSGLAQILYTSGTTGRPKGVAASHANLTATASTDPRRRPLAHSERFLHAFPVGTNAGQTMLFNALDAHPGALTLPLFTPARFARLMTRAGSVFVVPAMAIELLGSGALAKNDLSGVRLVGSTAAALPGPVAAALAAALPQASIVNYYTSTEAAPAQTSMVFDPARPASLGRSIGGGLRITDPDGKPVPAGEPGEVWLRSPHPRSYFRDAESTGAVFRGGWVRMGDLGRLDDEGYLYLLDREQDVIKSGAHKVSTLAVEAALHEHPAVVEAAVVGVEHRVLGHAVAAAVVARDEVTAVELRAFLRDRLSPHEVPGKFVLLDALPRNDAGKVVKRELRALLTGSAGDPEG, encoded by the coding sequence GTGTCGAGTCTGGACGGCTGGCAGCGGAAACGTCCGGCCGCTGCCCCGGTGGCGCCCCGGACCGTGCCGCAGCTGCTGCGTGAGCGCGCGCGCCAGGACCCGCACCGGGTCGCGATCGAGACGCACGGCGTGGGCACCCTCACCTTCGGCGACTGGGCCGCCCGGTCGGCCAGAATCGCGACCGGCCTGCGCGACCGCGGCCTGCGCCCGGGCGACCGGGTCGGGCTCGTCTTCGGCATCGGCGAGTGGATCGACTACGCCGCCGCCTACTGCGGGGTGCTCGCGGCGGGCGGGGTCGCCGTCCCGTGCTCGGACCGCTGGGCCGCCGCCGAGCTGCGCTACGTGCTGGAGCACTGCGGCGCGGTCGGGCTGCTCCACCGGCCGGGCGAGGTTGCGCCGACCCCCGGCTGGACCGCGACCGTCGACGAGCTGGAGCGCGCGCCGCAGGAGGAGGAGGAGACGGACGGCGACCCGAGCGGTCTGGCGCAGATCCTCTACACCTCCGGGACGACCGGGCGGCCCAAGGGTGTCGCGGCATCGCACGCCAACCTCACCGCGACCGCGTCGACCGATCCGCGCCGCCGGCCGCTCGCCCACTCGGAGCGGTTCCTGCACGCCTTCCCCGTCGGCACCAACGCGGGCCAGACGATGCTCTTCAACGCGCTCGACGCGCACCCGGGCGCGCTCACCCTGCCGCTGTTCACCCCGGCCCGGTTCGCCCGGCTGATGACGCGGGCGGGCAGCGTCTTCGTCGTTCCGGCGATGGCGATCGAGCTGCTCGGCTCGGGCGCGCTGGCCAAGAACGACCTCAGCGGCGTACGCCTCGTCGGCTCCACCGCCGCGGCGCTGCCCGGACCGGTCGCGGCGGCGCTCGCGGCGGCCCTGCCGCAGGCCTCGATCGTCAACTACTACACCTCCACCGAGGCCGCGCCCGCGCAGACCAGCATGGTCTTCGACCCGGCCCGCCCGGCGTCGCTGGGCCGCTCGATCGGCGGCGGCCTGCGCATCACCGACCCCGACGGCAAACCGGTTCCCGCCGGCGAGCCCGGCGAGGTCTGGCTGCGGTCGCCGCATCCGCGCTCCTATTTCCGCGACGCCGAGTCGACCGGGGCCGTGTTCCGGGGCGGCTGGGTCCGCATGGGCGACCTCGGCAGGCTCGACGACGAGGGCTACCTCTACCTGCTCGACCGGGAGCAGGACGTGATCAAGTCGGGGGCGCACAAGGTGTCGACCCTCGCCGTCGAGGCCGCCCTGCACGAGCACCCGGCGGTCGTCGAGGCGGCCGTCGTCGGTGTCGAGCACCGGGTGCTGGGCCACGCCGTCGCCGCCGCCGTCGTGGCCCGCGACGAGGTGACCGCCGTCGAGCTGCGGGCCTTCCTGCGCGACCGGCTGAGCCCGCACGAGGTTCCCGGCAAGTTTGTCCTGCTCGACGCCCTGCCGCGCAATGACGCGGGCAAGGTCGTCAAGCGTGAGCTGCGAGCTCTCCTCACCGGCTCGGCCGGTGACCCGGAAGGATGA
- a CDS encoding acyl carrier protein produces the protein MNPDQLRHRLAELVAAASDGDVRVEDALASSAGLAELGLGSLGHLRLVDAVEAEFDVQLDTAGDLHALDSIDQLAAYLAGPAKAAS, from the coding sequence GTGAACCCGGACCAGCTGCGCCACCGCCTCGCCGAGCTCGTCGCGGCCGCCAGCGACGGCGATGTCCGCGTCGAGGACGCCCTCGCCTCCTCGGCGGGCCTCGCCGAGCTGGGCCTCGGGTCTCTCGGCCACCTGCGCCTCGTCGACGCGGTCGAGGCGGAGTTCGACGTGCAGCTCGACACCGCCGGTGACCTGCACGCGCTCGACAGCATCGACCAGCTCGCCGCCTACCTAGCCGGCCCGGCCAAGGCGGCGTCATGA
- a CDS encoding EF-hand domain-containing protein has product MASMLLELKLDRAFGHLDVNRNGHIDHDDITRLATRLADGFGESTASPKGQALVDGLEEFWTSLVAAVDHDGDGSITPKEWQAGMITAFVEPEAGFDQGFQPAAEAIMGLADTDDDGAVAFDEFKTLLKAFGAPAKDAKAAFEHLDADGDGSLTVEELVLAARQYYTGTQPAAGDWLFGKV; this is encoded by the coding sequence ATGGCCTCAATGCTGCTGGAGCTCAAGCTCGATCGCGCCTTCGGTCACCTCGACGTCAACCGCAACGGCCACATCGACCACGACGACATCACCCGCCTCGCGACCCGCCTCGCGGACGGTTTCGGCGAGTCGACGGCGAGCCCCAAGGGGCAGGCCCTCGTCGACGGGTTGGAGGAGTTCTGGACGTCGCTCGTCGCCGCCGTCGATCACGACGGCGACGGGTCGATCACGCCGAAGGAGTGGCAGGCCGGGATGATCACCGCCTTCGTGGAGCCCGAGGCGGGATTCGACCAGGGCTTCCAGCCCGCCGCCGAGGCGATCATGGGCCTTGCGGACACCGACGACGACGGTGCGGTCGCCTTCGACGAGTTCAAGACGCTGCTCAAGGCATTCGGCGCGCCGGCGAAGGATGCGAAGGCCGCCTTCGAACACCTCGACGCCGACGGTGACGGCAGCCTCACGGTCGAGGAACTGGTGCTCGCGGCGAGGCAGTATTACACCGGCACCCAGCCCGCCGCCGGCGACTGGCTCTTCGGCAAGGTGTGA
- a CDS encoding non-ribosomal peptide synthetase yields MTAASPAQHGIWFTEEAGLAGSAFHMAVEIWFDGDLDLDALHNACTAVAERHPALRSAFTDEAGSLQVVPGVMPPVLVTTLTESLVAQELASPFDLRHGPLARFTVASASPSRHLLLVTAHHIVFDGISKAVLVADLAAAYGGAQLAPLAPAPLPAVDLDAARDFWRDRFTGPGPVSLPGLRHVPAEAATAAHVTWSLGPVLSRGFGEAAGAAGVTRFEFLLTGLLTLLHRYADQPPTVAVDVSTRSPETADHIGHFVNELPITVTAPADGTFAAYATDVRAALREAYRHRAAPVARVVGGLRPAPALTPVSMSYRHHGGGEAKFAGLDATVTWMVPVTAARNALHLQVLDETTDLHVSLQFSPAAIDADAVSRIAGHLGELLTAAITAPAAPLATLPVLTGAERELLRAVNDTAVAYPSGTVDDLIAAVVASTPDAVAIVDSGRELTYAQLDTEVAAVAGALAARGAGPGALIGVCLPRSVPMVVTMLAVLRCGAAYLPLDVSHPQPRRAMILDDARPLLTVDEQVWASLDRGEGQAPRAGELAYVMYTSGSTGRPKGVEVTVANLRNLLLGLRDALGSGPADTWLALTSPAFDISALELLLPLITGGRLVLAPPELARDAVALHRLIADHGVTHVQATPSGWQLLLEGGRLPGLRVALAGGEALPAALASVLRGEADRLVNVYGPTETTIWSTMDDVGDGDVTVGRPIANTQAYVLDASMRPVPLEVTGELWLGGAGVARGYLGRPELDRERFLPDPFGPAGARLYRTGDLARWRTDGRLDFLGRLDGQVKIRGHRVELGEIEARLTEHPEISQAAVALRGEPPRLVAYLVAAAVPADLRARLEAALPSAMVPSAFVQLDRLPLTPNGKLDRAALPEPPAVVPSAPVEDAGPIAAELLTIWSEVLEIDGIGLDEEIFDLGGHSLLIVKIISRIRRQLGVDVPIEVFLDTPTVRGLAEAITDYHRSNA; encoded by the coding sequence ATGACCGCTGCGTCCCCCGCACAGCACGGCATCTGGTTCACAGAGGAGGCGGGCCTCGCCGGCTCGGCCTTCCACATGGCGGTGGAGATCTGGTTCGACGGCGACCTGGACCTCGACGCGCTGCACAACGCCTGCACGGCGGTCGCCGAGCGCCATCCGGCCCTGCGATCGGCCTTCACCGACGAGGCCGGATCGCTGCAGGTGGTTCCCGGCGTGATGCCGCCGGTGCTCGTCACCACGCTGACCGAGTCGCTGGTGGCGCAGGAGCTGGCGAGCCCCTTCGACCTGCGGCACGGCCCGCTGGCGCGTTTCACCGTCGCCAGTGCGTCCCCGTCCCGGCACCTGCTGCTCGTCACCGCGCACCACATCGTCTTCGACGGAATCTCCAAGGCGGTGCTCGTCGCGGACCTCGCCGCCGCCTACGGCGGTGCGCAGCTCGCGCCGCTCGCCCCGGCTCCCCTGCCGGCGGTCGATCTCGACGCCGCCCGGGACTTCTGGCGGGACCGTTTCACCGGTCCCGGTCCGGTGAGCCTGCCGGGTCTGCGCCACGTCCCGGCCGAGGCCGCCACCGCCGCCCACGTCACCTGGTCGCTCGGCCCGGTGCTGAGCCGCGGTTTCGGCGAGGCCGCGGGCGCCGCCGGGGTCACCCGCTTCGAGTTCCTGCTCACCGGCTTGCTCACCCTCCTGCACCGGTACGCCGACCAGCCCCCCACCGTCGCCGTCGACGTCTCCACCCGGAGCCCCGAGACGGCTGACCACATCGGACACTTCGTCAACGAGCTGCCGATCACCGTCACGGCACCCGCGGACGGCACCTTCGCCGCCTACGCGACGGACGTGCGCGCGGCGTTGCGCGAGGCCTACCGGCACCGGGCCGCCCCGGTGGCCCGGGTCGTCGGCGGGCTGCGCCCGGCACCGGCGCTCACCCCGGTCTCGATGAGCTACCGCCACCACGGCGGCGGCGAGGCGAAGTTCGCCGGACTCGACGCGACCGTGACCTGGATGGTGCCGGTCACCGCCGCCCGCAACGCCCTGCACCTGCAGGTGCTCGACGAGACGACCGACCTGCACGTGAGCCTGCAGTTCTCCCCCGCCGCGATCGACGCCGACGCCGTGAGCCGCATCGCCGGGCACCTGGGCGAGCTGCTCACCGCCGCGATCACCGCCCCCGCGGCACCGCTCGCGACCCTGCCGGTGCTCACCGGGGCCGAACGGGAGCTGCTGCGCGCGGTCAACGACACGGCGGTGGCCTACCCGTCGGGCACCGTCGACGACCTGATCGCCGCCGTCGTCGCGTCCACTCCGGACGCCGTCGCGATCGTCGATAGTGGACGCGAGCTGACCTACGCCCAGCTCGACACCGAGGTGGCCGCCGTCGCGGGCGCGCTCGCGGCGCGGGGGGCCGGGCCGGGCGCCCTGATCGGGGTCTGCCTTCCCCGGTCCGTCCCGATGGTGGTGACGATGCTGGCGGTCCTGCGGTGCGGGGCGGCGTACCTGCCGCTGGACGTCTCCCATCCGCAGCCGCGACGGGCGATGATCCTGGACGACGCACGACCGCTGCTGACCGTGGACGAGCAGGTCTGGGCCTCGCTCGACCGCGGCGAGGGCCAGGCGCCGCGTGCGGGCGAGCTCGCCTACGTGATGTACACGTCCGGGTCGACCGGGCGGCCCAAGGGCGTCGAGGTGACCGTCGCCAACCTGCGCAACCTGCTGCTCGGCCTGCGCGACGCGCTCGGTTCCGGCCCCGCCGACACCTGGCTGGCGCTCACCTCGCCCGCCTTCGACATCAGCGCGCTGGAGCTGCTGCTGCCGCTGATCACCGGTGGCCGGCTGGTACTCGCGCCGCCGGAGCTGGCCCGGGACGCGGTGGCGCTCCACCGGCTCATCGCCGATCACGGCGTCACCCACGTGCAGGCGACACCGTCCGGCTGGCAGTTGCTGCTGGAGGGCGGTCGGCTGCCGGGCCTGCGGGTGGCGCTCGCCGGTGGCGAGGCGCTGCCGGCCGCGCTCGCGTCCGTGCTGCGCGGCGAGGCCGACCGGCTCGTCAACGTCTACGGCCCGACGGAGACGACGATCTGGTCCACGATGGACGATGTCGGGGACGGCGATGTGACGGTCGGGCGGCCGATCGCCAATACCCAGGCGTACGTGCTGGATGCGAGCATGCGACCGGTGCCGCTGGAGGTGACCGGCGAGCTGTGGCTCGGCGGCGCCGGGGTGGCCCGGGGCTACCTGGGGCGGCCGGAGCTGGACCGGGAGCGGTTCCTGCCGGATCCCTTCGGACCGGCGGGCGCGCGGCTCTACCGCACCGGCGACCTGGCCCGATGGCGGACCGACGGGCGGCTGGACTTCCTCGGCCGCCTCGACGGCCAGGTGAAGATCCGGGGCCACCGGGTGGAGCTGGGCGAGATCGAGGCACGGCTCACCGAGCACCCGGAGATCAGCCAGGCCGCGGTGGCACTGCGCGGCGAGCCGCCTCGGCTCGTCGCCTACCTCGTCGCGGCGGCCGTCCCGGCCGACCTGAGGGCCCGGCTGGAGGCGGCGCTCCCCTCGGCGATGGTGCCGTCGGCATTCGTCCAGCTCGACCGGCTGCCGCTGACCCCCAACGGCAAGCTGGACCGGGCCGCCCTGCCCGAGCCGCCCGCCGTCGTGCCGAGCGCGCCGGTGGAGGACGCCGGACCGATCGCGGCCGAGCTGCTGACGATCTGGTCGGAGGTGCTGGAGATCGACGGGATCGGACTGGACGAGGAGATCTTCGATCTCGGCGGCCACTCCCTGCTCATCGTGAAGATCATCAGCCGGATCCGGCGCCAGCTCGGCGTCGACGTGCCGATCGAGGTCTTCCTCGATACCCCGACCGTCCGCGGCCTCGCCGAGGCCATCACCGACTACCACCGGAGCAACGCGTGA